The stretch of DNA GGAAAATTAGAAGAGATAAATACTCATATTGTAGGAAATATGGTTATAAATATTGAAGAAGTAAATCAGCAAAAAGTGATTGATTATATTAAAGAGCATGACATTGTATGGGAGGTGTTATAATGGTTGATATTTTATTACCAGCACTTGGTGAAACTGTATATATGTCTTTTGTTTCTACATTTTTTGCAGTAGTAATTGGGTTTCTTTTAGCAATTGTTCTAATTCTTACTTCAAAAGGTGGATTAAGAGAGAACTTAAAACTATATACAATATTAGATGTTGTGATTAATACATTAAGATCTTTTCCATTTATTATCTTAATGATTGTTTTATTTCCTCTTACAAAGTTTTTAATAGGAAAAAGTATTGGTACAACAGCAGCTATTATTCCACTTACAATTGGGGCAGCTCCTTTTATAGCTAGACTTATTGAGAGTGCATTTAAAGAAGTAGATAAAGGTGTTATTGAAGCTGCAAAATCATTTGGTGCAAGTGATTGGCAAATTATCTTTAAAGTGATGCTTGTAGAAGCATTACCTAGTATAGTTTCAGCTATTACTTTAACACTAATTACAGTTATTGGTTTTTCTGCTATGGCAGGAGCTGTTGGTGGTGGAGGTTTAGGAGATGTAGCTATTAAATATGGTTACTACAGATTCCAAACAGACACAATGTTATATACAGTAGTTATATTAATTGCCTTAGTTCAATTAGTACAAAGTACTGGTGATTATATTTATAAAATAACTAAAAAATAAGAAAGGATTTAGATGTTAAAAAATATTTTAAAATTAGCATTACTTGGTGCAGTAGCACTTGGGTTTGTTGCTTGTACAGGTTCTGAAGAACCAAAAGAAGAAGCAAAAAAAGTTATCAAAGTTGGAGCTACTCCAGTTCCTCACTCAGAGATTTTAGAAGTTGTTAAACCACTTTTAAAAGCTAAAGGTTATGAGTTAGAAATCGTTGAGTTTACTGATTATGTTACTCCAAATATTGCAGTTGATGAAGGGCAATTAGATGCAAACTTCTTCCAGCACACTCCATATTTAGTTGAGTTTAATAAATCAAAAAATACTAAATTAGTTAAAACTGTAAATGTTCACTTAGAGCCAATGGGATTGTACTCTAATAAAATCAAGTCACTTGATGAGTTAGCTGATGGTGCAACTATTGCAGTACCAAACGACCCAACAAATGGAAGTAGAGCTTTAGATGTATTAGTTAAAGAGGGTTTATTAAAATTCAAAGATGTTCAGTTCAAAACTGCAATTGATATTATTGAAAACCCAAAAAACTTAAAAATCAAAGAATTAGATGCTCCTCAATTACCAAGAGTTCTTGATGAAGTAGATGCTGCAATTATTAATACAAACTATGCTTTAGCTGCTGATTTAAATCCTACTAAAGATGCACTAGTAATTGAGTCAAAAGATTCTCCATATGCTAATATTTTAGTTGTAAGAGAAGGTAATGAAAACAAAGATTATATCAAAGCATTAGATGAAGTATTAACGTCAAAAGAGGTTAAAGAGTTTATTGCTACTAAATATAAAGGTTCTATTGTAGAAGCTTTCTAATATAAAAAGAAGGAGTTTTTCCTTCTTTTTAATCTTCCTTTACAAACATATTTATTACATATGTAACTGCTGTAAATGCTACTAAACTTAAAATCACAAACATTAAAATTTCACTGATAAACATGACAATTCCTTTGCATATCTTATAATAAATGAACACTCATTCATAAAGTAAGAAGTATAAAGAAAATAGCTTTATATAACTCTTAAGTAGTTTTGAAAACCTTTTCATATTGTTCTAATCTAAAATCAAAAGTAGTATAGTCTGGATTTTGTAGTTTTCTTTCTTTGTAGAGTCTGTTTGAACCAATATATCTATTAGCTGCATTTGATGGAGAAGTAAGAGAAATAGTTTTTATTTCTCTATTATCAAAGATAAATTTATGTTGTTTTGGAATATTTGAGCAAACAAGTTCAAATTTTATATTTTGTTTTTTAAGTATCTGTCTTAAAAAATATTCTGGACCATTTTTTGAGTTTCCTCCTGTAAAAATAAGAGTATCTATAGTTTTGTATTCAACTAAATAGTTAAGCATATCTCTTAAAACAATCTCACTCATACCTAAATCACTTGCATCTACTTTCTCTCTTTTGCATGAATCTACAATATCACAAATACCAATTTGATTTTTATCTAAAAACTCTTTTCTTTGAATAACTGCTTCTTGGCTATTATCAAAGAGTAAGTTTAATGAATAAATCTTATCTAAGGTCTGCCATAAAAGGTTATCTTTTGAACCATAACAAAAGTTTACATCCTCTTTTTTAAACTCTTTTTTACAAAATCTTGGAGGTGGCAAAGTACCTACAATAATCTTTTTTGTATCTTTATTTAAGTAGGGTTTATAAGGATGAAAGTGATGAAACAAGTTATGCCTTTCTTTTTTTCAAATTTTAACTTTTAAAGCTTAAAATATTAAGGCTTTAAATATTTATTATTTAACTAATTAGTTATAAGTTTTTAGATATAATCTTTCTTATTTTATAAAGGTTTTGTTTGAAAGTTGGTGTGTTTGATTCAGGTCTTGGAGGCTTAACAGTAGTTCAAGCAATCGCAAACTCTTTAAAGGGTATTG from Arcobacter sp. F155 encodes:
- a CDS encoding methionine ABC transporter permease — protein: MVDILLPALGETVYMSFVSTFFAVVIGFLLAIVLILTSKGGLRENLKLYTILDVVINTLRSFPFIILMIVLFPLTKFLIGKSIGTTAAIIPLTIGAAPFIARLIESAFKEVDKGVIEAAKSFGASDWQIIFKVMLVEALPSIVSAITLTLITVIGFSAMAGAVGGGGLGDVAIKYGYYRFQTDTMLYTVVILIALVQLVQSTGDYIYKITKK
- a CDS encoding MetQ/NlpA family ABC transporter substrate-binding protein, with amino-acid sequence MLKNILKLALLGAVALGFVACTGSEEPKEEAKKVIKVGATPVPHSEILEVVKPLLKAKGYELEIVEFTDYVTPNIAVDEGQLDANFFQHTPYLVEFNKSKNTKLVKTVNVHLEPMGLYSNKIKSLDELADGATIAVPNDPTNGSRALDVLVKEGLLKFKDVQFKTAIDIIENPKNLKIKELDAPQLPRVLDEVDAAIINTNYALAADLNPTKDALVIESKDSPYANILVVREGNENKDYIKALDEVLTSKEVKEFIATKYKGSIVEAF
- a CDS encoding uracil-DNA glycosylase family protein → MFHHFHPYKPYLNKDTKKIIVGTLPPPRFCKKEFKKEDVNFCYGSKDNLLWQTLDKIYSLNLLFDNSQEAVIQRKEFLDKNQIGICDIVDSCKREKVDASDLGMSEIVLRDMLNYLVEYKTIDTLIFTGGNSKNGPEYFLRQILKKQNIKFELVCSNIPKQHKFIFDNREIKTISLTSPSNAANRYIGSNRLYKERKLQNPDYTTFDFRLEQYEKVFKTT